Part of the Streptomyces antimycoticus genome, GCGATCAGATGCCCCAGGACACCGCCGAGCGACCAGCCCAGCAGATGGTACGGGCCGTGCGGCTGGATGGCCCGGATCTGCTCCAGGTAGTCCTCGGCCATGGCCGCCACCGACTCCGGCAGCGGCTCATCGCGGGCCAGGCCGCGCGCCTGGAGCGCGTACACCGGGTGCTCGGGGTCGATATGGCGCAGCAACCCCGCGTACGTCCAGCTCAGCCCGCCCGCCGGCGGCAGGCAGAACACCGGCTCGGCGCCGCCGCTGCCCCGCAGCGGCAGCACCACGTCCAGCGGGTCGCCCTCGTCGCCGGCGGTCAGCCGCTCGGCGAGGCCCTCGACGGTGGGGCCGTCGAACAGCGCGGTGATGCTCACCGCGGTGCCGAAGGCGAGGTTCACCCTGCTGACCAGCCCGGCCGCGGTCAGTGAATCGCCGCCGAGGTCGAAGAAGTTGTCCTCGATCCCGATCCGGCCGACTCCCAGCGCCTCGGCGAACAGCCCGCACAGGACCTCCTCGCGCGGTGTCCTGGGCGCGCCGCCGCCGGTGCTGCCCGCGGTGTCCGGCGCGGGCAGGGCCGGTCGGTCCAGCTTGCCGTGCGGGGTGACCGGCAGGGTGTCCAGGGCGACGAACGCCGCGGGCACCATGTAGTCGGGCACGTGGCCCGCGAGGTGCTTGCGCAACACCATCGGGTCGAGCCGGCCCCCGTCGTGCGGCACCACGTACGCCGTGAGGCGGCGCCCGGCGGGGCCGGACTCCCGCAGCACGACGGCGGCCTGGGCCACGTCCGGGTGGCCGAGGAGCACCGATTCGATCTCGCCGGGCTCGATCCGGAAACCGCGTACCTTCAGCTGCTCGTCGGCCCGGCCGACGAAGGTGAGCTGCCCGTCGTGGCTCCAGCGGACCAGGTCGCCGGTGCGGTACATGCGCCCCCCGGGCGTGCCGAACGGGTCGGCGACGAACCGCTCCGCCGTCAGCGCGCCGCGGCCCAGGTAGCCGCGCGCCAGGCCGGGCCCGCTGACGTAGAGCTCGCCGGCCACCCCGGGTGGCACCGGCCGCAGCCGCGCGTCCAGCACGTAGGCGGAGGTGCCGGCGATGGGCCGGCCGATGGGGACCGCGGCGCCCGCGGTGAGCGGATCGCTCATCGTGGCGCACACGGTCAGCTCGGTCGGCCCGTACGCGTTGATCATGCGCAGCCGCGGCGCCCACTGCTCCACCTGATGGGGCGGGCAGGGCTCGCCCGCGACCACCAGGGTGCGCAGCCCGGGCAGCCCGTCGGGTGCCACCGCGGCCAGGGCGGTGGGCGGGATGGTGGCGTGGGTGACCCCGTGCCGGGCGACCACCTCGGCCAGCGCCGGACCCGGCATCAGCTCGGCCGCCGGGGCAAGCACCAAGGTGGCGCCCGCCGTAAGGGCGGTGACGATCTCCGAGACCGCCGCGTCGAAGCTGGGCGAGGCGAACTGCAGCACGCTGCTGTCCGCCTGGATCGCGAACCGCTCGGTCTGGGCCCCGGCCAGATTGCCGATGCCGCGGTGGGTGACCACGACGCCCTTGGGCCGTCCGGTCGTGCCCGAGGTGTAGATGACGTACGCGGCCTCGTCGGGTGAGACGGGCCCGGCCGGGACCGGGGGTGCGTCGCTGTGGGCCGCCCACGCGGCCCGTACCGCGGGGTCGTCCAGCACGAGCGCCGGCCGGTTCCCGCCGGCCTCCTCCAGCAGGCGGACCGTGTCCGTGGTCGCCACCATCAGCGCCGGGCGCGCGTCATCCAGGATGAACGCGCACCGCTCGGCCGGATAGCGCGGGTCCACCGGCAGGTACGCCGCGCCCGCCCGGGCGACGGCCAGCACGGCCACCGCCGTATCGGGCGTGCGCTCCAGTACCAGAGCGACCAGTGAGCCCTTCCCCGCGCCGCGCTCGGCCAGCAGCCGTGCGAGCTGGTTCGCGCGCCGGTCCAGCTCCGCGTAACTCAGCCGCTCCTGTCCGCAGGCCACGGCGGTGCGCCGCGGGGCGCGCCGGGCCTGCTCGGCGACCAGCTCGGACCAGCGCGACGACGGGACGGCGCGGGCGGTGTCGTTGAACCGCCGCAGCACCTGGTCGCGCTGGCCCGGGCCGAGCAGGTCGACCTCGCCGGCCGGCTGGTCCGGGTCGGTGGCCAGCGCCCGCAGCCAGCGCATCAGCTGGTCCACGAGCCCCGCCGCGGTCGGCGCGTCGACCACATCGGGCCGGTGGTCCAGCCGCAGCCGCAGTGTTGCCCCGCGCATGGACGCGCACAGGGCCAGCGGATAGTGGGTGGCCTCGCGCGTCTCGTCGCCGCTGACGTCCACCTCGCCCGGCTCGGTGTCCAGGCCCGGCGGCGGGGCCGGGTAGTTCTCGAACACCGTGGCCGAATCGAAGAGTTCGCCGAGGCCCGCCAGCCGCTGCACATCGGACAGGCGCAGATACGGATAGGGCATCAGCGCAGACTGCTGCCGCTGGATCCGCTCCAGCAGCGCCGACAGGGGCTCCGACTGGTCCAGGCGGACCCGGACCGGCAGGGTGTTGATGAACAGCCCGATCATCGTCTCGATGCCCGGCACCTCCGGGGCCGCCCGGAGACGGTGGCGCCGAACACCACGTCGTCCCGGCCGGCGAGCCGGCCCAGCAGGGTGGCCCAGGCGCCCTGCACGACCGTGTTGAGGGTCAGCCCGTGACGGCGCGCCACCTCGGCCAGCGCCGCGCTCAGTTCCGCGTCCAGCTCCACGACCCGGCGCGACGGCACGGCCGTGACCTGGGCGCCGGCCCGCGGCGCGAGCAGCAGCGGCTCCTGCAGCCCGGCCAGCGCCTCGCGCCAGGCGTCCTCGGCCTCGCCCCGGTCCTGCCGGGCGAGCCAGGTGAGGTACGCGCGGTGGTCCGCCGGGACGGGCAGCGCCCGGTCGTCGCCCGCCGCCCCGTACAGGGCGGCCAGTTCGCCCAGGAGGATCGGCATGGACCAGCCGTCGAGCAGGATGTGGTGGTTGGTGAACAGGAAGCGGTACGCGTCCTCGGCCACCCGGATCAGGGTGAAGCGGATCAACGGTGGCCGGCCCGGGTCGAAGCGGCGCGCCCGGTCCTCCGCGACGACGCGCTCCACCTCGCGGTCGAGCTCCTCGCCGCCGAAGGTCCGCAGATCGTGCTCGTACCAGGGCAGCGCCAGGTCGTCGACCACCACCTGCACCGGACGGTCCAGGTCGTCCTGGCGGAAGGCCACCCGCAGGTTGGGGTGGCGCCGAAGCAGGGTGCGCGCCGCGGCCCGTAGCGCGTCCCGGTCCACATGACCGTCCAGCGTCCACAGGAACTGGACGGTGTACGGGTCATGGCCGGCGTCGTCAAAGCGCGCGTGGAAGAGCAGCCCCTCCTGCAGCGGGGTGAGCGGCAGCACGTCCGCCAGACCCGGCAGATCGGCTTCGAGCCGCTCGATCTGGCGCTGTGTGACCTGGACGAGCGGCAGATCGGAGGGGGTGCGCCCGCCGGCGCCCGGCCGGCGCCCCAGATCGGCCAGCGCCTGGAGAGCCTCGACCCAGCCCGCGCACAGCTCGAGGACCTCCTCGTCGGTGAACAGCCCGCCCGGCCAGCTCCACATGCAGCTCAGGGACGGGCCGTCGGCCGTGTCGTCCGCGCGCGCGTTGATCTCCAGGGCATGGCCGAACGGTCGCTGCCCGTCGGTGTCGCCCTCATAGCGGCCGGTCTCGTACACCGGCTCGGCAGCGGTCGGCGGCAGCGGGGCGCCGGGCGTCGCGAACCGGCCGAAGTAGTTGAACGCGACCTGCGGTTCGGCGCCGCCCGCGAGGCGGGCGGAGGACTCCGGGTCGAGGTAACGCAGCAGCCCGTAGCCGATCCCGTGGTCGGGGACCCGCCGCAACTGCTCCTTCACCGCCTTCGCGGCCCGTTCGGCGGCCGCCCCGCCCACCCGCACGGGGCCGAGACCGGACAGGTCGATCCGCACCGGGTACATCGCGGTGAACCAGCCGACGGTCCGCGTCAGGTCGACACCGTCCACGATGTCGTGCCGGCCGTGGCTCTCCACCGCCACCAGGACGTCGTCGCGGGCGTCGCCGCGGCGCGCGGCGCGCCACCGGGTCAGGGTCAGCGACAGCGCGGTGAGCAGGATGTCGTCCACCCCGCCGTGGATGGCGCGCGGTACGTCCGTCAGCAGCGCGGTGCTCAGCTCCACGGGCAGCCGGACGTGGGTGAACCGGGTCGAGGCGACGGTATCGCGGGCCGGGTCGAGCGGGCGGAGGCCCAGCGTCGGCTCGGGTGCCCGCACCACCTCCTCCCAGAACCCGGTCTCGGCACGCCGCTCGGCCGTCAGCCGGTGCAGCCGGGTGGCCCAGCCGCGCAGCGAGGTGCCCACCGGCTGGAGGGCGATCTCCCGGTCCTGGGCCGCCGCCTCGTACGCCTCGGCCAGGTCGGGCACCAGCACCCGCCACGACACTCCGTCGACGGCCAGGTGGTGCACCAGGAGCAGCAGGTGCCCGCCATGGTCCGGGCCCGGGTCGAACCACACGGCCCGCACCATCACCCCGGAGTCCGGGGCGAGTTGGGCCGCCGCCGTCTCGCGGTGCGCGGTGACCGCGGCCTCCAGCGCCGCCTCGTCCAGGCCCGCCACGTCCACGCGCTCCAGCAGCTTCTCCGCGCCGGCCGCCGGGAGTTGCGGGATCTCCAGGCGCCACCGCTCCTCGTCCCGGTGCAACCGCATGCGCAGCGCCGCATGGTGCTCCAGCAGCGCCTCCAGCGCCCGCACCAGCGGCTCGCGGGTGGCCCCCGCGGGCAGCGGGACGACGCGGGACTGATGGAAGCCCTCGATGGGGCCGCCCCGCTCGCGCAGCCAGTGCACGATGGGCAGCAGCGGCACCTCACCGGTGTCCGGCTCGTCGGCCCCGTCCGCGGCGTCGTCGTCGAGCCGGACCACCCCGGCCAGCTCCGCGACGGTCGGGTGCTGGAACACATCGCGCGTGCCGATCAGCAGCCCGGCCCGCCGGGCGCGGCTGACCAGCTGGATCGACATGATGCTGTCGCCGCCCAGGTCGAAGAAGTTGTCGTCGATGCCGAGGGAGGGCAGGGCCAGCACCTCGGCCATCACCGCGCACAGCCGCGCCTCCCGCTCGGTGCGCGGCGCCCGCGAGGTGGCCGCGCCGGAGAAGTCGGGCGCGGGCAGGGCACGCCGGTCGAGCTTGCCGTTGACGGTGGTCGGCAGGGCGTCGAGGGGGACGATCGCCGCGGGCACCATGTACGCGGGCAGCCGCTGCTCGGCGTAGCCGCGCAGCTCGGCCACCAGGGTGCCCAACTGCCGTGATCCGAGCGGGTTGTTGACGTGGGCCGCGGGCTCCAGGCGGGTGGCGGGCGGATACACGTCGGTCAGAAGGGGCCCGTCGGCGCCGAAGACCGCGTCCAGCCGTCCGGGTGCGCCCGGGGCGTAGGTGACGAGCACGGCCAGCCCGAGGCGGTCGCCCAGGGCATACAGCGCCTCCGGGTCGATGCCCGGTTCGGCCGGGCGGTGGAGGGCGTCCACGGCCTCGGCGACCTCCCGTCCCTCGGCGAGGGCCTGGAGGGCGGCCTGCTCCCCGGCCAGCCGGGCGTCCGGGATGCCCGTCACGCGCACCGGCCCGCCGCCGCGCCCGGCCAGCACGCGCTCCATGTCGGCCAGGTCGGTGACGTCCACGCCGTGGCGCAGCCGTTCGACGTCGCGGAGGTCGTGTGCGTCCACCGGGCCGGTGCGCAGCACCACGTCGAAGCGGTGGCGGGTCAGCTCGTTGTCGCTGTGCCCGCGCTTGACCCTGACGTCCACGGCCGTGTAGGCGGGGATGTCGCGGGCGACGGCGGCGAAGTACTCGGGGTCGACCAGGAGTTCCTTCTCCATCAGGATCGTCTGCTCGACGGCCCGGGACAGCTCCGCCGCGCTCTGCTGTCCGGTCCACCCGTGCAGCCGGATCGCGGTCTGGAAGGCGCGCTGGGTGCGCAGGTTGCGCTGGTCGCCGAGGAACACCGCACCCCCGGGGACCACGAGGTCCGCCAGTGACTCCAGCAGGTCGGTGAGGTAGGCGGCGTGGGGGAAGTACTGGGCGACGGAGTTGATGACGACGGTGTCGAAGAAGCCGGTGGGCAGCCCGTCCAGCTCATGCGCGGCGCGCAGCTTCAGCTCGACCCGGCCGGCCAGCTCCGGCCGGGCCGCCACCTGGGCGCGCAGTACGGCG contains:
- a CDS encoding non-ribosomal peptide synthetase; this translates as MPGIETMIGLFINTLPVRVRLDQSEPLSALLERIQRQQSALMPYPYLRLSDVQRLAGLGELFDSATVFENYPAPPPGLDTEPGEVDVSGDETREATHYPLALCASMRGATLRLRLDHRPDVVDAPTAAGLVDQLMRWLRALATDPDQPAGEVDLLGPGQRDQVLRRFNDTARAVPSSRWSELVAEQARRAPRRTAVACGQERLSYAELDRRANQLARLLAERGAGKGSLVALVLERTPDTAVAVLAVARAGAAYLPVDPRYPAERCAFILDDARPALMVATTDTVRLLEEAGGNRPALVLDDPAVRAAWAAHSDAPPVPAGPVSPDEAAYVIYTSGTTGRPKGVVVTHRGIGNLAGAQTERFAIQADSSVLQFASPSFDAAVSEIVTALTAGATLVLAPAAELMPGPALAEVVARHGVTHATIPPTALAAVAPDGLPGLRTLVVAGEPCPPHQVEQWAPRLRMINAYGPTELTVCATMSDPLTAGAAVPIGRPIAGTSAYVLDARLRPVPPGVAGELYVSGPGLARGYLGRGALTAERFVADPFGTPGGRMYRTGDLVRWSHDGQLTFVGRADEQLKVRGFRIEPGEIESVLLGHPDVAQAAVVLRESGPAGRRLTAYVVPHDGGRLDPMVLRKHLAGHVPDYMVPAAFVALDTLPVTPHGKLDRPALPAPDTAGSTGGGAPRTPREEVLCGLFAEALGVGRIGIEDNFFDLGGDSLTAAGLVSRVNLAFGTAVSITALFDGPTVEGLAERLTAGDEGDPLDVVLPLRGSGGAEPVFCLPPAGGLSWTYAGLLRHIDPEHPVYALQARGLARDEPLPESVAAMAEDYLEQIRAIQPHGPYHLLGWSLGGVLGHLIATRLQAAGEHVATLAILDAYPVVNAHEAVEERPEDVLRQLLAYLGHDPAELGDGPLDHARARALLDDGDSAIAGLEERHIEALARVGTNISRITADFRLDRFRGEVLVFHAAQGKEGSAYTPELWDPYVDGLVVRHDVACAHNDITKAAAWAVIGPVLARSLRDARTTPTPSDR